In Kryptolebias marmoratus isolate JLee-2015 linkage group LG4, ASM164957v2, whole genome shotgun sequence, the following proteins share a genomic window:
- the yod1 gene encoding ubiquitin thioesterase OTU1: MLRLRCKTKNGSHIMQGLTHQSCVQELKSKVEELTGIPCDVQKIMIGYPPSSLDLRNGEAHLKDYPIKSGDTLIVEEEQSKPKPQDHPVVKAPRLEASPVLARRVVPADNSCLFTSIYYVVEGGVYDPACAPEMRGLIAQIVSSDPAAYCEAVLGKTNEEYCSWIRRDDTWGGAIEVSILSKFYQCEICVVDTQTVRVDRFGEDAGYHKRVMLIYDGIHYDPLQKEMPGSDAPPQTIFSTTDDIILAQALELADEARRKRQFTDVNRFALRCMVCQTGLVGQKEAREHAKETGHTNFGEV, encoded by the exons ATGTTGAGGCTTCGCTGTAAGACCAAAAACGGGAGCCACATAATGCAGGGCTTGACCCACCAGTCCTGTGTGCAGGAGCTGAAGAGCAAAGTGGAGGAGCTGACGGGGATCCCCTGTGATGTGCAGAAAATAATGATTGGTTACCCTCCATCCAGCCTGGATCTTCGAAACGGAGAGGCTCACCTCAAGGACTACCCTATCAAATCAG GAGACACACTCATTGTTGAGGAGGAACAAAGCAAGCCGAAGCCTCAGGATCATCCCGTCGTAAAAGCACCACGCCTGGAAGCCTCACCTGTGCTGGCGCGTCGAGTGGTCCCAGCCGACAACTCCTGCCTCTTTACCAGTATTTATTATGTGGTGGAAGGAGGTGTGTATGACCCCGCTTGTGCCCCTGAGATGCGTGGCCTGATTGCCCAGATAGTCTCAAGTGACCCTGCAGCGTACTGTGAGGCAGTGCTGGGGAAAACTAACGAGGAGTACTGCTCCTGGATAAGACGTGACGATACCTGGGGAGGAGCCATCGAGGTGTCCATTCTGTCCAAGTTTTACCAGTGTGAGATCTGTGTGGTGGACACTCAGACAGTTCGAGTAGATAGATTTGGGGAGGATGCTGGTTACCATAAACGAGTGATGCTCATCTACGATGGCATCCACTATGACCCGCTGCAGAAAGAGATGCCTGGTTCTGACGCCCCGCCTCAGACTATCTTTTCCACCACTGATGACATAATCTTGGCGCAGGCCCTTGAGTTGGCAGACGAGGCTCGCCGCAAGCGACAGTTCACAGACGTTAACCGCTTTGCGCTGCGCTGCATGGTGTGCCAGACAGGCCTGGTGGGACAGAAGGAGGCCCGTGAGCACGCCAAGGAGACAGGCCACACCAACTTTGGCGAAGTGTGA
- the zgc:158258 gene encoding specifically androgen-regulated gene protein produces MPKNDAWPGDSGLETMDGLDSAGSCDSVVSANSGFSDDSLDHLSAEEKACLMFLEETIESLDTEEDSGPSNDEPDQLPSSGNLATKLADLSAFMSKNKLKGLEKCASKESNQRNADIEHIQSYLVPTPFVVAHQNPNPPPVPLEVKVVVPPSTKPRENSGKTAEGPLPRGPLSYDALVHLRRNASTKKTPLCPTVDHTIDLNKHCSAPVEDPNHRNLPRSVKFNLEVHKSKTEPPVVAPKPKKIPVDIAMKLQNEGIITQDISDSVNHATNPQVVRLEALQKLGLLKDQEPQSGKVAPPLPPKPHFSLDPVDSRSRSHCNPARNLSFTSSQATTKHKHRNLHNSVNSHQPCRNNQESVSASNPPPQSSKLKSPGLEPSVSPDYHRNTADYTEPQPKTSDKPSNVVGYTVMVVPGMGSDRKEALRKLGLLKK; encoded by the exons ATGCCCAAAAATGATGCCTGGCCAGGTGACTCTGGACTAGAGACGATGGATGGCCTGGACAGTGCTGGCAGCTGTGACAGTGTTGTTAGTGCCAATTCAGGCTTT AGTGATGATAGCCTAGATCACCTTTCTGCTGAAGAAAAGGCCTGTCTTATGTTTTTGGAGGAAACTATTGAGTCCTTGGATACTGAGGAGGATAGTGGACCTTCCAATGATGAACCTGACCAGCTGCCCAGCTCTGGCAACCTTGCAACTAAACTTGCAGACTTGTCAGCCTTcatgagcaaaaacaagctCAAAG GTTTAGAGAAATGTGCTTCGAAGGAATCCAACCAAAGAAATGCTGACATTGAACACATACAGAGCTACTTGGTTCCTACACCTTTTGTTGTGGCGCACCAGAACCCTAATCCTCCCCCAGTACCTTTAGAGGTTAAAGTTGTTGTCCCTCCTTCCACAAAACCCAGAGAGAACTCAGGTAAAACAGCAGAAGGTCCTTTACCAAGAGGACCTCTGTCCTACGATGCACTAGTACATTTGCGGAGGAATGCCTCCACGAAGAAGACCCCGTTATGTCCCACAGTAGATCACACTATAGATTTGAACAAACACTGTTCTGCCCCAGTGGAAGACCCAAACCATAGAAATCTGCCAAGATCTGTCAAATTCAACTTAGAGGTCCACAAGTCTAAAACTGAGCCCCCAGTGGTGGCTCCCAAGCCTAAAAAGATTCCCGTTGACATAGCTATGAAACTCCAAAATGAAGGAATTATAACACAAGATATTTCTGATAGTGTCAACCACGCAACAAATCCGCAGGTGGTGAGACTGGAGGCTTTGCAGAAACTTGGCCTCCTGAAAGACCAGGAGCCACAGAGTGGGAAAGTAGCCCCACCACTTCCCCCTAAACCTCACTTCTCTTTAGATCCAGTGGACAGCAGAAGTCGATCCCACTGCAATCCAGCGAGGAACCTATCATTTACTTCCTCCCAAGCAACcacaaaacacaagcacagaaatCTGCATAATAGTGTCAATTCCCATCAGCCCTGCAGAAATAACCAGGAGTCTGTGTCGGCATCAAATCCTCCACCTCAGAGCAGTAAACTGAAGAGTCCCGGTCTGGAGCCCTCAGTTAGCCCGGATTATCACAGAAACACTGCAGACTACACTGAACCACAGCCAAAAACATCTGACAAGCCCTCAAACGTAGTGGGGTACACTGTGATGGTGGTGCCTGGGATGGGATCTGATCGAAAGGAAGCTCTCAGAAAGCTCGGCCTGCTTAAGAAATGA